A DNA window from Magnetococcales bacterium contains the following coding sequences:
- the pstA gene encoding phosphate ABC transporter permease PstA — MFASTPVNRQNDQAQKRFKMLFGLMLVVLIIPVIIIISTLLIKGSPAISWTFLFTDPTNGMTEGGIFPALFGTIWLVVVSLLASVPLGVAAAIYLSEYAPDNLLTRLINLATINLAGVPSIVHALFGVGAFVVFFRFGTSILAASLTLAIMTLPVVIVSSWESLQSVPRSFREACWNMGATRWQTIWHVVLPNAFTGILTGVILQVSRAAGETAPIMFTGAAMFLPFLPNSVFDQTMALALHLFVVATQVPNVPESLPYGVALVLVGIVLLMNTVAIWIRMHLRGKKKW, encoded by the coding sequence ATGTTTGCATCAACCCCAGTCAATCGCCAGAATGATCAGGCGCAAAAACGCTTCAAGATGCTCTTTGGTTTGATGCTGGTCGTTCTTATTATACCTGTTATCATTATTATTAGTACTCTGTTAATCAAGGGGTCCCCGGCCATCAGTTGGACTTTCCTTTTCACCGATCCCACCAACGGCATGACCGAGGGGGGAATCTTTCCTGCCTTGTTCGGCACCATCTGGCTGGTGGTGGTCTCCTTGCTGGCTTCGGTCCCTCTGGGAGTGGCGGCGGCCATCTACCTGAGCGAGTACGCCCCGGATAATCTTTTGACTCGCCTGATCAACCTAGCCACCATCAATCTGGCCGGTGTGCCTTCCATTGTGCATGCCTTGTTCGGGGTGGGGGCGTTTGTGGTCTTTTTTCGATTCGGCACCAGCATCCTGGCGGCCAGTCTCACCTTGGCCATCATGACCCTGCCGGTGGTGATCGTCTCGTCGTGGGAGTCGCTGCAATCCGTGCCCCGTTCCTTCCGCGAGGCCTGCTGGAATATGGGAGCCACCCGTTGGCAGACCATCTGGCATGTGGTGCTGCCCAACGCCTTCACCGGCATTCTCACCGGGGTGATTCTCCAGGTCTCCCGGGCGGCGGGGGAGACCGCGCCCATCATGTTCACCGGAGCCGCGATGTTTTTGCCTTTTTTGCCCAACAGCGTCTTTGATCAGACCATGGCTTTGGCCCTGCACCTGTTCGTGGTGGCCACCCAGGTGCCGAATGTCCCGGAAAGCCTGCCTTACGGGGTGGCCCTGGTGCTGGTGGGAATTGTCCTGCTCATGAATACCGTCGCCATCTGGATCCGGATGCACCTGCGGGGGAAAAAGAAATGGTAA
- a CDS encoding phosphate ABC transporter ATP-binding protein, whose protein sequence is MVSHKIEVSNLAISYGDKLALNNVSLAVRRHEIFGIIGPANSGKTSFLNAVNRMDMMRPNMKVTGSIHINGIDIRSWRNVYALRRKIGVVFPLPVGLPLTVYDNVALAPRLAGTAGTRADLDELVERCLRRAALWDEVKDRLTHLGSLLSGGQQQRLTIARALSQSPEILMLDEFSIAVDPVTTMRIEDVLKELKSEMTIILVTNLVQQAHRLADRTAFFLNGECVEIDDTEKLFNGEAKDPRTNDYIGGKFG, encoded by the coding sequence ATGGTAAGCCACAAGATCGAGGTCAGCAATCTCGCCATCTCCTATGGGGACAAGCTGGCCTTGAACAACGTCTCGTTGGCGGTGCGTCGTCATGAGATTTTCGGCATCATCGGTCCGGCCAACAGCGGCAAGACTTCGTTTTTGAACGCCGTCAACCGTATGGACATGATGCGTCCCAACATGAAGGTCACGGGATCGATCCACATCAACGGCATCGATATACGTTCCTGGCGCAATGTCTACGCCTTGCGTCGCAAGATTGGCGTGGTGTTTCCCTTGCCGGTGGGATTGCCCCTCACGGTATACGACAACGTGGCCCTGGCCCCCCGTCTGGCCGGCACCGCCGGAACCCGGGCGGATCTGGATGAGTTGGTGGAACGGTGTCTGCGACGGGCCGCCTTGTGGGATGAGGTCAAGGATCGACTCACTCATCTGGGCAGTCTGCTTTCCGGGGGTCAGCAACAGCGTTTGACCATTGCCCGGGCCTTGTCGCAAAGCCCGGAGATTCTCATGCTCGACGAGTTTTCCATCGCGGTCGATCCGGTGACCACCATGCGCATCGAGGATGTGCTCAAGGAGCTGAAAAGTGAGATGACCATCATTCTGGTCACCAATCTGGTGCAGCAGGCCCACCGGCTGGCGGATCGCACCGCCTTTTTCCTGAACGGTGAATGCGTCGAGATCGACGATACCGAAAAGCTGTTCAACGGGGAGGCCAAGGATCCACGCACCAACGATTACATTGGAGGAAAATTCGGATGA
- the phoU gene encoding phosphate signaling complex protein PhoU — MSIYEKRLQQDLNLIRQAVAAMGEGVENALKNAIQAMLSGNEALANMTILMDYPLDRQCLELDRMCHSFIARHLPSAGHLRLISSSMRMIYDLERIADYAVNICRESLDLPNPPSGLMKQELETMASASRTMLRQSLTAFAEENAGLAKSTMQINAQLGQGLEKAIRDLVEEGDSHAGHSRDVMDLYVIFTMLERVGNRATNLCEEIVFWLTGEVPHPKDIHILFVDEENNALGLMAEAMARKGYEKNCYFSSAGRHPTRQANPQMVAFMGSIGFDLSEVQPKALDKMELKGLDIVISLQGPVRSYLPKLPFHTTFLHWDVGELPEEDDRVIANRRYDEIYRELAVQLRQLMDILTGREVL, encoded by the coding sequence ATGTCCATCTATGAAAAAAGATTGCAACAGGATTTGAATCTCATCCGTCAGGCCGTTGCCGCCATGGGAGAGGGGGTGGAAAATGCCCTGAAAAATGCGATCCAGGCCATGCTGTCCGGCAATGAAGCCTTGGCCAACATGACCATCCTGATGGATTACCCCTTGGATCGCCAGTGTCTGGAACTGGATCGCATGTGTCACTCCTTCATTGCCCGTCATTTGCCGAGCGCCGGGCATTTGCGTTTGATTTCTTCGTCCATGCGCATGATTTATGATCTGGAACGGATCGCGGATTATGCGGTGAACATTTGTCGCGAGTCCCTGGATCTACCCAATCCCCCCTCCGGACTGATGAAGCAGGAACTGGAAACCATGGCTTCGGCCTCCCGGACCATGTTGCGTCAATCCCTGACCGCTTTTGCCGAGGAGAATGCCGGGCTTGCCAAAAGCACCATGCAGATCAACGCCCAATTGGGTCAGGGATTGGAAAAGGCGATCCGGGATCTGGTGGAGGAGGGGGACAGTCACGCGGGGCATTCCCGGGATGTGATGGATCTGTATGTCATTTTTACCATGCTGGAGCGGGTGGGGAACCGGGCCACCAACCTGTGCGAAGAGATTGTCTTCTGGCTGACCGGAGAGGTGCCCCATCCCAAGGATATCCACATTCTGTTCGTGGACGAGGAGAACAACGCCTTAGGATTGATGGCCGAGGCCATGGCCAGAAAAGGATATGAGAAAAATTGTTATTTCAGCAGCGCAGGCCGTCATCCCACCCGTCAGGCCAATCCCCAAATGGTGGCATTCATGGGTTCCATCGGATTCGACCTGTCCGAGGTGCAGCCCAAGGCTTTGGATAAAATGGAACTCAAAGGGTTGGATATCGTCATCAGTCTGCAAGGGCCGGTGCGATCCTATCTGCCCAAGTTGCCGTTTCACACCACCTTTCTCCATTGGGATGTGGGGGAGTTGCCCGAAGAGGACGATCGGGTGATTGCCAATCGTCGTTATGATGAAATCTACCGGGAATTGGCGGTGCAGTTGCGGCAGTTGATGGATATCCTCACCGGTCGGGAGGTGCTGTGA
- a CDS encoding PstS family phosphate ABC transporter substrate-binding protein — MQSNRLTIVVTVAVGLVAGIATTAQARTMIQNKGSDTLVNVAQAWAEAYQKIKPDVAVAVTGGGSGTGIAAMINGTVDLANSSRSMKDKEIESAKKNGITPIEHLVGYDALAIFVHKDNPIQSITIKQLADIYGDGGPVTKWSQLGLKVPGCKGDQIIVVSRQNNSGTYVYFQEAILGEDKDFRLGTKDMHGSKDVVDLVEKTPCAIGYSGLAYDSPHVKKPPVAKDDHSTPVEANMENAVSRLYPIARPLFMYTKGEPVGPVKEYLDWIKTDGGQCIIQDKGYAPMRPVKCEKK, encoded by the coding sequence ATGCAATCGAATCGGTTGACCATTGTTGTCACTGTGGCCGTTGGTCTGGTCGCAGGCATTGCGACCACTGCCCAGGCGCGCACCATGATTCAGAACAAAGGCTCGGATACCCTGGTGAATGTCGCCCAGGCCTGGGCCGAGGCTTACCAGAAGATCAAGCCGGACGTGGCGGTGGCCGTGACCGGTGGGGGGTCCGGAACGGGGATCGCCGCCATGATCAACGGCACCGTGGATCTGGCCAACTCCAGCCGCTCCATGAAGGATAAGGAGATCGAATCGGCCAAGAAAAATGGCATCACCCCCATCGAGCATCTGGTCGGTTATGATGCCCTGGCGATTTTTGTCCACAAGGACAATCCGATCCAGTCCATCACCATCAAGCAACTGGCCGACATCTATGGCGATGGGGGCCCGGTGACCAAATGGAGCCAACTGGGCTTGAAGGTGCCGGGATGCAAAGGGGATCAGATCATCGTGGTCAGCCGTCAGAACAATTCGGGCACCTATGTCTATTTCCAGGAGGCGATTCTGGGGGAGGACAAGGATTTCCGTTTGGGCACCAAGGACATGCACGGCTCCAAGGATGTGGTGGATCTGGTGGAGAAAACCCCTTGCGCCATCGGTTACAGCGGTCTGGCCTACGACTCCCCCCATGTGAAAAAACCTCCGGTGGCCAAGGATGACCACTCCACCCCGGTGGAGGCCAACATGGAAAATGCGGTCTCACGACTGTATCCCATCGCCCGGCCTTTGTTCATGTATACCAAGGGCGAGCCGGTCGGTCCGGTCAAGGAGTATCTGGACTGGATCAAGACCGATGGGGGACAGTGCATCATTCAAGACAAGGGGTATGCTCCGATGCGACCGGTTAAATGCGAGAAGAAATAA
- a CDS encoding phosphoglycerate kinase, which yields MRKLSIHDVDLSNKRLLIRVDFNVPQDETGHIREDTRIRAALPTIRHAMEQGARVILASHLGRPKGKPEAKYSLKPVAERLAQLLGQPVVLAPDCVGAETEALVSALAPGEVLMLENVRFHPGEEKNDPDFARQLARLADVVVNDAFGAAHRAHASNAGIGQFVRPMVAGTLLAAEIAWFDKSVRQPERPFAAILGGSKISTKIGVIEALTTKVDKLLIGGGMAFTFLAAQGKPVGGSMVEPDMLDTARKAMDAAQKRGVEVLLPLDVVTAQRIDPAAETREVFIDEIPANWLGLDIGPCTVSHFTTALKDMQTILWNGPMGVFEMAPFARGTLQLARAVAASRGLTVIGGGDTDAAVRQAGVADRISFISTGGGAFLELLEKGTLPAIDALTDG from the coding sequence ATGCGCAAGCTGTCCATTCATGATGTTGATCTGTCGAACAAACGTCTCCTGATTCGCGTGGATTTCAACGTACCCCAGGACGAAACGGGCCACATCCGCGAAGATACCCGCATCCGTGCCGCCCTGCCCACCATCCGTCACGCTATGGAACAAGGCGCCCGGGTGATTCTGGCCTCCCATCTGGGACGTCCCAAAGGAAAACCGGAGGCAAAATATTCCCTGAAACCGGTGGCCGAACGGCTGGCCCAATTGCTGGGACAACCGGTTGTCCTGGCGCCGGATTGCGTAGGCGCAGAGACGGAAGCTCTGGTCTCAGCCCTGGCTCCGGGTGAGGTGCTGATGCTCGAAAACGTCCGTTTCCACCCCGGAGAGGAAAAGAACGATCCGGATTTTGCCCGCCAGTTGGCCAGATTGGCGGATGTGGTGGTGAATGACGCCTTCGGGGCCGCTCATCGCGCCCACGCCTCCAACGCGGGCATCGGACAATTCGTGCGGCCCATGGTGGCGGGCACCCTGTTGGCGGCTGAAATCGCTTGGTTCGACAAAAGCGTGCGTCAGCCGGAACGCCCTTTTGCCGCCATTCTCGGCGGATCGAAGATCTCCACCAAAATTGGGGTCATCGAAGCGTTGACCACCAAAGTGGACAAGCTGCTGATCGGTGGAGGCATGGCCTTCACCTTTCTGGCCGCGCAGGGCAAACCGGTGGGGGGATCCATGGTGGAACCCGACATGCTAGATACCGCCCGTAAAGCCATGGATGCGGCCCAAAAGCGGGGGGTGGAGGTGCTGTTGCCGCTGGATGTGGTGACCGCCCAACGGATCGATCCGGCTGCCGAGACCCGTGAGGTCTTCATCGACGAGATTCCGGCCAACTGGCTCGGACTGGACATTGGCCCCTGCACGGTGAGTCATTTCACCACCGCGCTCAAAGACATGCAAACCATCTTGTGGAACGGTCCCATGGGCGTCTTCGAGATGGCTCCTTTTGCCCGTGGCACCCTGCAACTGGCCAGGGCCGTGGCCGCATCCCGAGGGTTGACGGTCATCGGTGGAGGGGATACGGACGCGGCGGTCAGACAGGCGGGGGTGGCGGATCGGATCTCCTTCATTTCCACCGGCGGCGGCGCCTTTCTGGAACTGCTGGAAAAAGGCACCCTGCCGGCCATCGACGCCTTGACCGATGGGTGA
- a CDS encoding inorganic phosphate transporter encodes MDNTTIMMMMWTAIVIVLIFDFTNGFHDASNITGTIIASRAMTPIQAALLTGVFHFIGPLLGGTAVANTIGKFVKIDDLNANMSLMILLCGIFGSIFWNIFTWWFGLPSSSSHALVGGVAGAVLFAAGSNHVMWGWEDLILKGKMSGVMKVVLSLFVSPILGFWFAWIFQKIIRRLVANAKPRIDGFFKYSQWISAAALSFSHGTNDAQKSMGIISLALLLGGSIDKFYVPTWVIWICAALITAGNMFGGWRIVRTVGFGIFRVRPIHSFNAQLTASAVIFGAATMGAPVSTTHVASSSIMGVGTAEQPKAVKWRKGKEIFATWILTIPGSGLVGGLTYLLADLLTGVSGVR; translated from the coding sequence ATGGATAATACCACGATTATGATGATGATGTGGACAGCGATTGTCATTGTGCTGATTTTCGACTTCACCAATGGCTTCCACGACGCCTCGAATATCACCGGGACCATCATCGCCTCCCGGGCCATGACCCCCATCCAGGCGGCGCTCCTCACCGGAGTGTTTCACTTCATCGGGCCGTTGCTCGGTGGCACGGCGGTGGCCAATACCATCGGAAAGTTCGTCAAGATCGATGACTTGAATGCGAACATGTCGCTGATGATATTATTATGCGGCATTTTCGGGTCGATCTTTTGGAACATTTTCACTTGGTGGTTTGGTTTGCCCTCTTCCTCGTCTCACGCCCTGGTGGGTGGTGTGGCGGGTGCGGTGCTGTTCGCCGCCGGTTCCAATCACGTGATGTGGGGTTGGGAAGATTTGATCTTGAAGGGCAAGATGTCCGGCGTGATGAAAGTGGTGTTGTCGTTGTTTGTGTCACCCATTCTGGGTTTCTGGTTTGCGTGGATTTTTCAGAAGATCATACGACGACTGGTGGCCAACGCCAAACCGCGGATTGATGGGTTTTTCAAGTATTCCCAGTGGATCAGCGCGGCGGCTCTGTCGTTCTCCCACGGCACCAATGACGCGCAAAAAAGCATGGGCATCATCTCTCTGGCCTTGCTGCTGGGGGGGAGTATCGACAAGTTCTATGTGCCCACCTGGGTGATCTGGATTTGTGCGGCCCTCATCACGGCGGGCAACATGTTCGGCGGCTGGCGCATCGTGCGTACCGTGGGCTTCGGCATCTTCCGGGTTCGTCCCATCCACTCCTTCAATGCCCAACTGACGGCTTCCGCGGTGATCTTCGGCGCCGCCACCATGGGCGCTCCGGTCTCCACCACCCACGTGGCTTCCTCCAGCATCATGGGTGTGGGCACCGCCGAACAGCCCAAAGCGGTCAAATGGCGCAAAGGCAAGGAGATCTTCGCCACCTGGATCCTCACCATTCCCGGCTCCGGCCTGGTGGGTGGTTTGACCTACCTGTTGGCCGATCTGCTTACCGGTGTCAGCGGCGTGCGCTGA
- the pstC gene encoding phosphate ABC transporter permease subunit PstC has product MNPSHGDAFDARDKNWYLDKGFEILMFVCGISAIVFVVGIFLFVFKEGMGFIIHDMNVGEFFLSPKWRPTSLNHPTYGIMAMVAGTAAVTILAMAICLPFSIGAAIYIAEFATGRTREILKILIEFLAAIPSVVWGFIALSIMNPFIITTFDVPMGLGVLNSALILALMAAPIVTSIAEDAFKAVPDTYREAAEALGATRWQTIYKVVLPAAKNGLLSAGLLGVGRGFGETMAILMASGHSINIPTSVFDSFRALTATIAAELGETAVGSPHYQALFAIGIFLFFITFLINMTADFIVRGVHKG; this is encoded by the coding sequence ATGAATCCATCCCATGGGGACGCCTTCGACGCCAGGGATAAGAACTGGTATCTGGACAAGGGATTCGAGATTTTGATGTTTGTGTGCGGGATTTCGGCCATTGTTTTCGTGGTTGGGATTTTTCTGTTTGTTTTTAAAGAGGGGATGGGATTCATCATTCACGACATGAACGTGGGTGAGTTTTTTTTGTCCCCCAAATGGCGGCCCACGTCGTTGAATCATCCCACCTACGGCATCATGGCCATGGTGGCCGGAACCGCTGCGGTCACCATTCTGGCCATGGCCATCTGTCTGCCTTTTTCCATTGGCGCGGCCATCTACATCGCCGAGTTCGCCACGGGAAGAACCCGGGAAATCCTGAAAATTCTCATCGAGTTCCTGGCTGCCATTCCTTCGGTGGTGTGGGGGTTCATCGCCCTGTCGATCATGAATCCTTTCATCATTACCACGTTTGATGTGCCCATGGGGCTGGGGGTGCTCAACTCCGCCCTGATCCTGGCCCTGATGGCCGCGCCCATTGTCACCTCCATCGCCGAGGATGCCTTCAAGGCGGTGCCGGATACTTATCGGGAGGCGGCGGAGGCTCTGGGGGCCACCCGGTGGCAGACCATTTACAAGGTGGTGCTGCCGGCGGCCAAAAACGGATTGCTCTCCGCCGGACTGCTCGGGGTAGGACGGGGATTCGGGGAAACCATGGCGATTCTTATGGCCAGCGGACACTCCATCAATATTCCGACTTCGGTGTTCGATTCCTTCCGCGCCTTGACCGCCACCATCGCGGCGGAACTGGGGGAAACGGCGGTGGGTTCTCCCCATTATCAAGCCTTGTTCGCCATCGGTATCTTTTTGTTTTTCATAACCTTCTTGATCAACATGACCGCCGACTTCATCGTGCGCGGTGTTCATAAAGGATAA
- a CDS encoding thioredoxin family protein encodes MKSFKVLGPGCRNCLAAARLIEEKAQKMGVEVQVEKITDMAAILGHGVMSTPGVVLDGRVIHVGSVPSDHQVERWLKP; translated from the coding sequence ATGAAATCCTTCAAAGTGCTGGGGCCGGGCTGTCGGAACTGTCTTGCCGCGGCCAGATTGATCGAAGAAAAGGCCCAAAAAATGGGGGTGGAGGTGCAGGTGGAAAAAATCACCGATATGGCCGCCATTCTCGGTCATGGGGTGATGTCCACGCCGGGTGTGGTCCTGGATGGGCGGGTGATTCATGTGGGCAGTGTGCCCAGCGATCATCAGGTGGAGCGGTGGTTGAAACCATAG
- a CDS encoding phosphate ABC transporter ATP-binding protein: protein MPPFLSATSATPAPEMAIQTRNLNLWYGTFQALFDINLQIKKGIITSLIGPSGCGKSTFLRSVDRINERLGYVRIKGAIEVLNHNIYAPEVELAQLRKQVGMVFQRPNPLPISIRENVLFGYRIHNEKGGRIAKSEADGIVEDALRQVLLWDQMKDRLDHKASVGLSLEEMQKLCIARLLPVKPSILLMDEPCSALDPKGTAAVEELIWELRGRYSILIVTHNMAQARRASEECIFMLMGRVVEHAPTDRLFVVPAHRETADYIEGRYG from the coding sequence ATGCCCCCATTCTTGTCGGCCACGTCCGCGACTCCGGCCCCGGAGATGGCCATCCAGACCCGGAATCTCAATTTATGGTATGGGACTTTTCAGGCACTGTTCGACATCAACCTGCAAATCAAGAAGGGCATCATCACCAGCCTGATCGGACCCAGCGGATGCGGCAAGTCCACCTTTTTGCGCAGCGTGGACCGGATCAACGAGCGTTTGGGTTATGTGCGCATCAAGGGGGCCATTGAGGTGCTGAATCACAATATCTACGCCCCCGAAGTGGAACTGGCCCAGTTGCGCAAGCAGGTGGGCATGGTGTTTCAGCGTCCCAATCCCTTGCCCATCTCGATTCGGGAGAATGTGCTGTTCGGCTATCGGATTCACAACGAGAAGGGGGGCCGAATTGCCAAAAGCGAAGCGGATGGTATTGTCGAGGATGCTTTGCGTCAGGTGTTGTTGTGGGATCAGATGAAGGATCGGCTCGATCACAAGGCATCGGTGGGGCTGTCTTTGGAGGAGATGCAGAAATTGTGCATCGCTCGCTTGCTGCCGGTCAAGCCGTCGATTCTGCTGATGGATGAGCCGTGTTCCGCCCTGGATCCCAAGGGGACCGCCGCCGTCGAGGAGTTGATCTGGGAGTTGCGCGGTCGCTATTCGATTTTGATCGTCACCCACAACATGGCCCAGGCCAGACGGGCCAGCGAGGAATGTATTTTCATGCTGATGGGGCGGGTGGTGGAACACGCCCCCACGGATCGGCTGTTCGTGGTGCCGGCCCACCGGGAGACCGCCGACTATATCGAGGGCCGTTACGGCTAA
- a CDS encoding permease, translated as MLEMFGRLADATVHAGLGLDPTSALGRSLHFFVEDTTKIFFLLVVIVFVMGLFRTLLAPEKVRGYIEGRSRGVGYLLAVILGAVTPFCSCSSVPLFIGFLEGGIPLGVTMAFLITSPLVNEVAVVILGSIMGWKMATVYVITGMSVGVLGGLVIDRLRLERWVEPYVWNIRMGAVATGQVDGSLPGRVRYAWQEVQTIVGRIWGYVLVGIGLGAALHGYVPQEWFLRYAAADNPFAVPAAVLMGLPLYSNATGIIPVAEALLAKGVPVGTVIAFMMSVVGVSIPEFVILRKVLKVEMLVFFACFLLVAFTVVGCLLNVLFV; from the coding sequence ATGCTGGAAATGTTTGGCAGGCTTGCCGACGCGACGGTTCATGCCGGACTGGGACTGGATCCCACCTCCGCGCTGGGTCGGTCGTTGCATTTTTTCGTGGAAGACACCACCAAGATTTTTTTTCTGTTGGTGGTCATCGTGTTTGTCATGGGGCTGTTCCGAACGCTGCTTGCGCCGGAAAAGGTCCGTGGCTATATCGAAGGCCGATCCCGGGGAGTGGGATATCTGCTGGCGGTGATTCTGGGTGCGGTCACGCCGTTTTGTTCCTGTTCTTCGGTGCCGCTGTTCATTGGGTTTCTGGAAGGCGGTATTCCGCTTGGGGTGACCATGGCCTTTCTGATCACCTCTCCGTTGGTGAACGAGGTCGCCGTGGTGATTCTGGGATCGATCATGGGCTGGAAGATGGCGACCGTCTATGTGATCACCGGCATGAGCGTGGGTGTGCTGGGAGGATTGGTGATCGACCGGTTGCGTCTGGAACGTTGGGTCGAACCGTATGTCTGGAACATCCGCATGGGTGCGGTCGCCACCGGGCAGGTGGATGGCTCGTTGCCGGGACGGGTTCGCTATGCTTGGCAGGAGGTCCAAACCATTGTCGGGCGTATTTGGGGGTATGTGCTGGTGGGCATTGGCCTGGGAGCGGCGTTGCACGGTTATGTGCCCCAGGAGTGGTTTTTGCGTTATGCAGCGGCGGACAATCCGTTCGCCGTGCCCGCCGCGGTGTTGATGGGGCTGCCCCTTTATTCCAATGCCACGGGGATCATTCCGGTGGCCGAGGCGTTGTTGGCCAAGGGGGTTCCGGTCGGGACGGTGATTGCGTTCATGATGAGTGTGGTGGGGGTGTCGATTCCGGAGTTTGTCATCTTGCGCAAGGTGCTCAAGGTGGAAATGCTGGTGTTTTTCGCCTGTTTTTTGCTGGTGGCCTTCACCGTGGTGGGTTGTCTGCTCAATGTCCTTTTCGTCTGA
- a CDS encoding DUF47 family protein, with protein sequence MSGGSSPFTKMLDNVFPRIPPFLDMIGVQAELLAKGMTVAVDYLSESSTARFHEIMKIETQAQELREKHLDVLNNAFSTPIDREDVLRSIVSLEVPVRSIRVVVEEMEALKIKTDNYMLEMAVVLRESASAMQRGFSKLDTTPAQAEPDAQLGLQTLSNVDKVYRKALSNLYSIDDDLSKMRARADGAEIQAMIHVVEMLKRREIYRHLRNIAGKLGDTASVLHGIVIQIG encoded by the coding sequence ATGAGCGGTGGTTCTTCCCCCTTTACCAAGATGCTGGACAATGTTTTTCCGCGTATTCCCCCATTCCTGGATATGATCGGTGTGCAGGCCGAACTGTTGGCCAAGGGCATGACTGTGGCGGTGGATTATCTTTCCGAGTCGTCCACGGCCAGATTCCATGAAATCATGAAGATCGAAACCCAGGCCCAGGAGTTGCGGGAGAAACATCTGGATGTGTTGAACAATGCCTTTTCCACCCCCATCGATCGGGAAGATGTGCTGCGTTCCATCGTCAGCCTGGAAGTCCCGGTCCGCTCGATCCGGGTGGTGGTCGAGGAGATGGAAGCCCTCAAGATCAAAACCGACAACTACATGCTGGAAATGGCCGTGGTGTTGCGGGAATCCGCATCCGCCATGCAACGGGGCTTCTCCAAGCTCGACACCACCCCGGCCCAGGCCGAACCCGATGCCCAACTGGGATTGCAAACCCTGTCCAACGTGGACAAGGTGTACCGCAAGGCCCTGTCCAACCTCTACTCCATCGACGATGACCTGTCCAAAATGCGCGCCCGTGCCGATGGCGCCGAAATCCAGGCCATGATTCATGTGGTGGAAATGCTCAAGCGTCGCGAGATCTATCGGCATCTGCGCAACATCGCCGGCAAACTGGGGGATACCGCCTCGGTGCTGCATGGCATCGTGATTCAGATCGGTTGA